The following nucleotide sequence is from Pirellulales bacterium.
TTGCAGTCGCAATTCTGCAACACGTGCTCCCTCGCGCGCGCGGTCGTCGCGAGAAATCGCGGAATGCATCCGTCTGGCCTCGTGCGCTCGTGCGCTGCCGAGTGTTGCAGGAATGCAACGGTCTCGCAGCACGGCCATGCTAGCCAATCGCTGGATTTGCCCGGCCGGTGTTTCTGAACTAGGGTTCAATTGAACGGCGGCTTTTCTCCTCTGCCGCCCAGGCTGGTGTCTCCGGCCGAACTGCTTTCGCCATCGCGCTAGCAGCGGCATTCGCGTTGTCGCGTGTGCGTGCTAGCAGGCGAAACTCGCGTTGCGGAATTAGTCGCTTCTCATCATTATCCCACCTCTCGATTTTCACTTTGGGGGCAGCATCATGGCGTTCGGCTCGAATTCATCGCGAGGCAAAAGAAATGGCGCCAGCGCGAAAACGAAGCAATCTCGCGCATCGAACAGGCTCCACATGGAGTCGCTCGAACCGCGATCGATGCTCTCCGCAAACGCGATTCTGGTGCAGCCGAATGTGCAAGGTGTCCTGACCCCGCTGACGACGGCGGCCAGTGTTTCGGTGTACACGCCGGCGCAGATTCGCGCCGCATACGGATTCACGGGCGTTTCCGAAACGGGGGCCGGCCAAACGATCGCCATCGTCGACGCCTACGGGGATCCGACGATTTCGGCCGATCTACACGCCTTCGATCAGCAGTTCGGTTTGGCCGATCCGAAGCTGTCGGTGGTCAACGAGACCGGCGGGTCGAGCTTGCCGGCGGCAAATTCGGGATGGGATATGGAAATCTCGCTCGATGTCGAATGGGCACACGCGATCGCTCCCGGCGCGAACATCCTGCTGGTCGAAGCCAGTAGCGCGAACTTGAGCGATCTGCTTACAGCGGTGAATTACGCCCGCAATGCGGCCGGAGTAAGCGTCGTGTCGATGAGCTGGGGCACGAGCGACTTCACCGGCGAAGCGGCCTACAACTCTTACTTCACGACTCCCGCCGGACATACGCCGGTGACATTCGTCGCCTCTTCCGGCGACAGCGGCGCGGGAGCCAGTTGGCCGGCCATTGCCAACAACGTGTTGGCCGTCGGCGGCACGACACTGAAAGTCACGTCGTCTGGCGGCTACACAAGCGAATCGGCTTGGAGCGGCAGCGGCGGCGGCTATAGCAGCAACGAAACCGAAGCAAGCTATCTCACATCGTTGCAGAGCACCGGTAAACAAAGCGATCCCGATGTCTCTTATGATGCCGATCCGAGCACCGGCTTCTACGTCCGCGATGGCGGCAATTGGTACGATGTCGGCGGCACCAGCGCCGGCGCTCCGCAATGGTCGGCATTGATCGCACTGGCAAACCAGGGGCGAGCAGCGAAGGGTGAAGCGGCACTGAGCAATGCCGATCAATCGCTCTTCAGTCTTCCCAGCAGCGATTTCCACGACATTACCACCGGCAGCAACGGCTCGTACAAAGCGACTGCCGGCTACGACGTTGTCACCGGCCGCGGCACGCCGATCGCCAATCTGATCGTCAACGGCCTGATCGCCGCCGCGAATCCGACAACAGCGACGTCAAGCTCGACGACGACGCTCGCCGCTAAAGTCGCCACCAATGCGGTCGATGGCGGAGGCGCCACGGCTGCGGGCCCGACGGGTTCTGATTCCGGCACAAGCGCCTCGACATCCGGCGCCAATGTATCCACGACCGCGTCGGTTTCCACGGCAACCAACAGCGATGTTGGAATGAGCTCGAACACGAGCATTTCTACCGCAAACGCGGCGATTACACGATCGTCGCTCGGCGGCGATTCGCCGTTCGTCGAATCTGCTGGCGAAGATCAATCGGTTGCGGGCGACGCGATCGGCGTCGGCGAGAACGAGGTGTTCGGCGATCTCCCGGAGGCCAACTTTGCATCGCAGTTCGCGATCGATGCCGATGCGTCGCCGAGTTCGATGCATTTGCACGATGCGATCGAGAACTTGCTCGGTGTGCTCGTGGCGAACGAAGCATAGGCTCGGCCGGCCGCGGCGCCGGCCGCCCGACGCCGTCGTAGAATCGAGCCCCGAAAGAATCTTGAATCTTTCGGGGTTTTTTCTTTTGTTCGCCGCGGGCAGCGGCTAGACTGCCGCTATCAGTTGCTGCAACCGATCGGTTTTGGCCGACCGACTTCGCTTGGTAGATTCGACGGTTCTTGCTATGATGGAGTTGTCGACGAAGCTGTTCCGTTCGCTGTTCCCACCTTGGCGCTTTCGCGTGGCGTGCCCGCCCGCTGCGCCTCACAGCTTCCCATCTTGTTAGCCAATTATTCTCCCCAGCACCCGTGCGAGGGCTATTTCCATGTTGACGATTCAAGGTCAACCGCAACGCCATCCGTTTTGCGATGGTCTGACACGACGCAACTTCTTGAAAATCGGCGGTTTGGCGATGGGCGGGCTGACGCTGCCGCAAGTGTTGCGCGCGGAAGCCGCGGCCGGGATCGCCAAATCGCACAAATCCGTGATCATGATTTTTCTGCCGGGCGGACCGCCGCATCTCGATTTTCTCGATCTGAAGTCCGATGCGCCAGCGGAAATTCGCGGCGAACTTTCGCCGATCAAAACGAACGTCGCCGGCATTGAAATCAGCGAGATGCTGCCGCGACTGGCGCGAATCATGGACAAGCTCGTCGTGCTGCGATCAATCACCGGCGCCACGGGCGATCATTATGCGTTCCAGTGCCAGACCGGCCGCAGCCATCGCCAACAGCCGGCCGGCGGCTGGCCCTCGATCGGGTCGGTCGTTTCGAAATTCCAGGGGCCGGCCGATCCGTCGGTGCCGCCGTTCGTGGGCCTTGCGCCGCCGATGGGACACATGCCGTGGGCCGATCCAGGCCAGCCCGGCTTTCTCGGCATTGCCAACGCGGCCTTCCAGCCGGGCCAAGGCGCGGGCATGAACGATCTCGTGCTGCAAGGAGTTTCGCTCGACCGGCTGCGCGATCGCCGCGCGCTCTTGAGTGGCTTGGACCGCTTTCGCCGGGATATCGACTCCAGCGGCACGATGGCCGGCATGGATGCGTTCGAGCAGCAAGCGTTTGGCGTGCTGACGTCGAGCAAACTTGTCGAAGCCCTCGATCTGTCGAAGGAAGACCCGCGCGTCGTGGCGCGCTATGGCCAGGGCGACCCACAGAATCGCGACGACGGCGGTCCGAAACTGATGTCGCACTTTCTGCTGGCCCGCCGGCTGGTCGAGGCCGGTGCCCGCGTCGTCACATGCGCATTCAGCCGCTGGGATTGGCACAGCCAAAATTTCCAGGCCTGCCGGCAAGACATGCCGCTCTTGGATCAAGGCGTAAGCGCCCTGGTCGAAGATTTATACGAGCGCGGGCTGGATCAAGACGTTTCGGTAATCGTGTGGGGCGAATTCGGCCGCACGCCGCAGATCAACAAGAATGCCGGCCGAGACCACTGGCCGCAGGTGAATTGCGGGCTATTGGCCGGCGGCGGAATGCGCACGGGCCAAGTAATCGGGGCTACGAACCGTTACGGCGAATTCGTCACCCAGCGGCCCGTCACCTTCGGCGAAGTTTTCGCGACCCTCTACCACAACCTGGGCATCGACGTAAACACCGCCACGCTCCACGACCTGACCGGCCGCCCGCAATACCTGGTCGACCACGCCCAACCGATCCACGAACTGGTGTGACACGTGTTGGTCGGGCTTTACGAGCATCCGTCAATGCCAAGGGCGCGTCACCGTTGCGGGTACGCTCGGCGATGACATCCCGAGCGGAATATTTGGAAGCATCCTGACACAAGCAGGCCGGCGGAAATGAGCAAGAAATGACCCGCCAGGCGATCGTTATCGAGAACGCTGGACCGAACTTCGGCGGTTACCTTCCAGACTTGCCGGGATGCGTGGCAACGGGCGCGACGGTCGAAGGAACGGAATCTTTGCTGCGCGAGGCCGTTGCATTGCACCTCGACGACATGCGGGAAGACGGAATCCCGATTCCCGATCCGTCGCGCGTCGTTGAGTAGCTGGAGGTTGAGGCAAGCGGTTGATGGGCCGCCGTGCTGCCGCCTCTGCAAGCTGTCGTGCGCGTACGAGCAGTTTCGCTAGAGCCCTTTGAAGCTCAGCACCGGCCGCAATTGACGAACGATTCGCATCAAGTCTCGCTGCGCCCGCATGACGGCGAAGATGTCTTTGTACGCGGACGGGGCTTCGTCACGGAGTTGGTCGCCGTGGCGATGATCGAACCACACGCCTCGCATTTCTCGCAATAGTTGCCGCTCGCCGATCGATTTCATCGCGGCGGCTCGGCTCAGCGCTCGGCCGGCCCCATGCGAGCTTGAAGAAAGTGCGGCGGAGCAACCTCGCCCGACGGTATGGAAGCTGGCGGTTCCCATCGAACCTGGAATCAGTCCCGGCTCGCCCGCTTTGGCCGAAAGCGCTCCTTTGCGGTGCACCCAATACCGATTGCCGTCGTGCAGTTCGGTACGAACATGGTTGTGATTCGCATGGATCAGCGAATCACGGTCGAGGCCGATCGAAAACAGATCTTCCAGCAATTCTCCGACGGCGGCAAGAATTACCAGCCGGTTTTGGGCCGCATAAAGTTCCGCCCAGGCTGCGTCAGACAGATACGCTCGTCCGGCCTCGGAATCGGCCTCGAAACCGGCCGGCTGTTTCGCCGATGAGGGGTCTCCGGCAATCGCCCCATGATGCGCGCTGATCGCATGTCCCATGCCGCGCGATCCGCTGTGGACCATCAGCCAGAGGAAACCTTCGTCGTCGCTCTGAAATTCCAAGAAATGGTTGCCGCGGCCCAATGTTCCCAGTTGCAATCGCCCGTCGCGCGATTTGAGCCTTTCCAGCCGAGGATGGCTCAACGGCAATCGCAGGAGTTCCTCGGGCAGATTCGCCGCCGCGCTTGTTCGGTGCTGCTTCAACGCTGGAATCGTTCTATACAACCCGGCCAACAGCTTCGCGGCTGGCTGCTCGTCGGCCAGAAGATCGGCTTCTGCCGCACATCGCACTGCGGCCATGCCACAGCCGATATCGCTTCCCACCGCCGCGGGAAAGATTTTCACCCGCGTGGCCACGATCAAGCCGACGCACACTTGTTCGGCCAGGTGAACGTCCGGCATGATCGCGATCCGCTCCACACCTTCAATTGCAGCGAGATGGTCGATCCTTTGCGAAATCTCTCGACTCAGTGGCTCGGCGAGCCATGCATGGATATTCCCGCGATGTTGATTCATGCCGTTCCTTCCGTTGCAGGCCCCACGTCGACCTGAAATAACAATTTCGGCACTCGTTTGCGAGTGATTGCTTCTGCCACGCCAGCACGCAGACGCACCGATGCAGCCCGCAGACGGTCGCCGACTTCGCTCGGGTCGATCATGCGGTCCGGCTGCACCGCGGGGCGAACGATTACCAGCAATTGCGATTCGTCGGGCGCCGGCCGGACATCGGCCACATCGAACAGCGCGAGCAAATCGTCGTTGCCATCGCCGGCCAATAGATAGCTGAGCGCGTCGCGCACCTGACTGCAAAGCTGCAATGTCTTTCGCCCTGATTTTTTTCGCGATCCACCGGAACGGAAAAATTCGCGCGGATCAATTCCGTCATCGGCATTCAACTGGGAACAAAGCGGCGGCAATTCCCGTTGCAAAGGTCTTTTCGGTTTCATGGGTTTCTCTCGAGGAATATCTTGCAGATGGCGAGCGCCGTCTCGGCACTCACGCTGTCGGCTGTTCTTTAGCGTTGGACGAACAACGAGCAATTCGCGACCGGCGCGCCCAGGGCGGCATTGCTGGCCGTTGAATTGGCGAATGACGAACGGCGTCGGAGGCAGCCGTGAATCCGCGCGGGTGCGCCGGAAGCATCAATACCGATGGCGCGAGATGCGAGCTATTGAGATCGCACGCCAATGTGATTCCCGGCATCACCGACGATTGTGCTAAGGCTCGGCGAAAAAAATGACTTCCGCTTTTCGAGCCCCTCACCCGGCCGTCTGCCGCAAGGGGAGAGGGGTCTGTCGAGAAGTTATTTTTCGGCCGAGTCTTAGCCACCAAGATCTGGCCGGCTCAACGACGCAATCAAGCGAAGCATAGGGTGCATCGTCGGCCTCCGTTGGGCTTGAGAAAGTGCGATTGGAAATGTCAGTCGCACATAAGCGAGACAAGTTTTCGCGCCAAAGGGTTCGCGCGGCAGGAGATGGATCGAAAGACAATTTCTCCCTTGCTAGCGCTTCGGGCTCGCCGCCTGCTATTTAATCGACGCCTTGGACGGCCAGCGCGATTGCCGCGTCGGCCGATGCTTCGGCGGCGACGGGGCGAGCGACGGCCAGAGCTTCGCGGAGATCGATCTCGCGGCCGTCGGTGTGAGTGGCGAGGTAATGCTGCAGGAAGGCGACGGTCTCGTCGATCGTGTCGGCCTGGATCATTAGCAACTCGCCAAGGCGAACCGTGCGCAGGGCGGTTTCGATTGCCGTCACCGCTCCGCGGATTTCCTGGATGTCGCGAACGCGATTGCCGCTCGTCAGTCCCTGCTGCAGCAGCCCCATGATTTCGCCCTCGCGGCGGCCGCGAACATAGTGATCTTCGTACAAGATGATGCGGTCGAAAGCGGCGCCGAGAAGTTCGCCTTGGCGGATCATGTCGCAATCGCGGCGATCGCCGGCGCAGGTGTATACGGCCGTGCGGCGTTTGTGCGGGAATTGATCCAGAGCCGCAATCAGGGCCACGAGCGACGACGGATTATGGCCATAGTCCACCACCACCGTTACGCCGTGAATATCGAGCAAGTTGAAGCGGCCGGGAATGTGCTCCATGTCGGCGGTGAACGTTTCCAATCCGGCGCGAATGGCGTCGCGCATCAGGCCGAGGCCCCATGCCGCCCCGACCGAGGCGAGCGTATTTTCCACTTGAAAGCCGATCCGGCCACCATGGGCCAGCGGCACTCGATCGAGCGCCACGAGCGGCACTTCCAATTCGCGCTCGCAAAGTAGAATCGTGCCATCGCGCACGATCACGGCCCGGCCTCCTTTTTGCCGATGTGCCCCGACCACCGGATCATTCGGATTGAGCGAGAAAAACACGACGCTGCCGCGGCAATACGATGCCATATCGGCCACGAGCTGATCTTGTGCATTGAGCACCGCGACGCCGCTGGGGCCGAGCGCCTCGACGATCGTGCGCTTGACGCGCGCTAGTTTTTCGAGTGTGTCGATATCGTTCAAGCCGAGATGGTCGCCTTCGCCGATGTTGGTCACGACGGCGACATCGCAGCGATCGAAGCCGAGCCCGGCCCGCAGAATGCCGCCGCGGGCAGTTTCGAGCACGGCCGCATCGACATGCGGATTGAGCAGCACGGCTTGGGCGCTTTGCGGTCCGCTGCAATCGCCGGTTTGAATTCGCCGGCTATCGACGAAAATCCCCTCGGTGCAGGTCATGCCGACACGGCGGCCGGCGCCACGCAGGATATGGCCGATGAAGCGGGTGGTGGTCGTCTTGCCGTTGACGCCGGTGACGGCGACGATCGGAATCCGACCGGTTTCGCCTTCGGCGAAGAGTGTGCCGAGAATGGCCTCGCCGACCGGGCGCGGTTTACCCGACGACGGCTCCAAATGCATCCGCAGTCCCGGGGCGGCATTCACTTCGACAATCACGCCCCACTGCTCCTCTAGCGGGCGGCCGACATCTTGCGCAACCACATCGACTCCGGCAATATCGAGTCCAACCACCCGCGCCGCTTCGACGGCCCGCTCGGCAACCGCGGGATGAACCAGGTCAGTCACGTCGGCAGCGGTGCCGCCGGTGCTCAAATTGGCGTTTCGCCGAATGAGCACTCGGCTCCCAACCGGCGGGATGCTCTCGGGCGCGAAGCCCTGTGCGGCGAGCACTTGCAATGCGACGGGGTCGAGTTGGATCTTGCTAAGTGCGGTCGCATGATCGTCGCCCCGGCGGGGATCTTCGTTCACGCGGCGAATCAATTCGTTGATGGAATGCTGGCCATCGCCGAACACCATTGCCGGTTCGCGACGGGCCGCGGCCACCACGCGATCGCCGACTACCAGCAGGCGATAGTCTTCGCCCGGCGCGAACTGTTCGACCATGATATGCGAACTCTCTTCCCTCGCCGCCTCGTATGCCGCAACGACCTGTTCGCGCGTCTTGAGATTGGTTGCGACGCCGCGGCCTTGATTGCCGTATTGCGGCTTGACGACGACGGGCAGGCCGATTTTTTCGGCGGCTGACCAGGCGTCGTCGGCGCTTTCGACCGTGCGGCCTTCGGGCACCGGCACTCCAACGGACCGCAACAGCGTGCGGGTCAATTCTTTATCCTGCGCGATGGCTTCGGCAATGGCGCCGGTGCGATCCGTTTCCGCGGCGAGAATCCTCCGCTGCCGGGAACCGTAGCCCAATTGCACGAGGCTTTCATTGTTCAATCGCCGCGCCGGAATACCGCGGGCTAGCGCGGCGTGGACGATCGAAGCCGTGCTGGGGCCAAGACGCGATTTCTGATTCACCTCGCGAAGCGTTTGAACTTCCGCGGCGACATCGAACGGCGTGTTATGGATCGCGGCCAGGCAAAGGAGCCGAGCGGACTCGAGTGCCGCTCGGCCAAGCGATTCTTCCTCGAATTCGACCGCAACTTTGTACACGCCGTCTTCAAGCGTCTCGCGAGTGCGGCCGAAACCGACATCGCTGCCAGCCAAGGTTTGCAATTCCAACGCCACGTGTTCGATGATGTGCCCCTGCCAAGTGCCGCGGCGGAGCCGTTCAAAGAACCCCCCGCGCTCGCCGATACTGCAGCGGTGCTCGATCATCGTGGGCAGCCACGCCATCAGCCGTTCGTTGAAGCCGGGGAGTTGATCGGAGGGAGAATCCTTGAATTCGCCCAAATCGAGCCAACCTTCCAACACGGGGAAGTTGGCCCAATAGTTTGGCCCACGCAACGCCAGCACCTTCCTGAATTCCATAGTTGTCTGACTCACAGTTGTCTAACGTTGGCGAAAAGAAGCACGAAAAGGGGGGCGAACTCGGTTGCAGGCGCGAATGATTCTACCTTTCTTGCAGCGAAACAAGCCTTTGAGAATTTCGGACGGCGCCATGGCCGCTGGTGAAAAGCAACCAATTTTGAGTTTGTCGGCTAAACGGTTCGACGTTGTTAAGTATTCGGATTGCCACGCCATTTACTACAACCCCGAAGGTGAGCACCTTCGGCAAAAGCGGCCACGGGAATGCCCTATTCTGCCATGCGTCGAGAAGCGCGGATACAGTATCAACCGGCGGGCTGGGTGCATGTTCCGAAGCACAACATAAATTAAGTGCCGATTGATCGCCGACGCGTCACCATTGATCGCCTGCGATCGGCGCATCAGCAACCGGTCGCACAGCTTGTCGGGGCAAGCTGGCGAGATTGTGCGGGGGCAAGCCGAGTCGAATCTATACATTTTCGGACTGGTTCCAGCCGTTCGGAGGTATGCCTCTTACCTCGCTCAGCCACCCGAACCCTTCCTTGGGCGCCAATCGCAAGGCCGGAACGCCCGGCTTCGAAATCCCCCGTGGCAGCAAACCGCTCAAGCATATGGCCGGCAGAAACCCGGCCGAAAAGGCCTACCTGCCCGAGTCGGTTTAGCGCGGAGCCGGCGAAAGCCCGCCCGTTCTCCCGAAACCGTCAATTTACAATACCACGACTATCTAGAAATGACAAAAACCACGATTTCGTTCCACGGATTTTGTGCGCTGCATTCTCATTCCACTCGACGCTTCAGCGGCGGTCCGATCGCCATTCGCGCAGCACCAACCGAGCGGAATGGTTGATATGGTAGCTCTGAGTCTAACGGATTTCAAGGATTTGCGGGTTTTTTCGATGTTCCGGACTAGGGAGGGCGGGAGTGCGGTAAGCCGCATCGTGGCTTTGTTCTCGATAGCCGGGCGCGCTCTGGCCAATACCCGCCGGCAAGGCGTAAGATTGGTTTCGCAATACAGGTAATTGTTTCCGATGCCAGCGAGGCTGTTTTGGACGGATCGACGAACCCGGAGAGGTCGCTCCCTGAACTCTGGCGCCACGAGCTTCAGCATCAGCTCGAGGCCGCGGAGCATGTGCTGGCTTGGTTCGAGCCGGACCTTGATCAACGGCTCGCCTACGCAAAACGGCTCGTGGTTCTAACCGACCGCCGAATCATCGGCTACGGGCGACGAGATGCCCTGGCGGTCGGTCGCCCGCCGGTGGAAACCGCTGCCCGTGATCACGGCGAGAATGAAAACGGTCTTGCGGTTGCTGGCGAAATCCGCGGCGTCGATACAGCCTGGCCTGCAGCCGATGCCGCACAGGTTACGGCGCTGGCGGTCGAAGCGGCGAACGAACCCCCCCCAGTCGACTCGCCGATTTGGCAGTCGTGGCCGCTCCACGATTCGCTGATTGTCGAATGCCGCGATCGCGGCGGGGCGGGCTCGCTTGAGGTTCGCACGCCGATCCAGCGCCTCTGCCATTGGCGATACACGCCAATTGCCGCGACCGCGGCGCACCAATTTGTCGGGCGAGTGAATGCCGCGCGGCAGAAATCCGGCAGCGTGGCGGCGCCCGTCGCGGTTTGCCCGAGTTGCGGGTCGCCGATCACATCCGACGACGGCGTTTGCCAGTCGTGCTCGGCCGTGCTGTCGCCGCCGGCGATTTCGTCGCTCTATCGGCTGATCGGCTTTGCCCGGCCATGGGCAGGCTGGATTGCGCTCGGATTTGGGCTCACGCTGGCAGGTACGGCGGTGGGTCTGATTCCGTTCTATCTAACCAAGCCGCTGCTCGACAATGTTTTGAGCCCATTCGAACACCACCAACCCGTCAGTCAATGGCTGGCCGTGTGGCTGTTGGCCGGTTTTGCCGGCGCCGCGCTAGTGGCATGGCTATTGGAATGGCCGCGAACCTACATTTTGGCCTGGGTCAGCGAGCGGATAAGTGCCGACTTGCGCAAAAAAACATACGCACATTTGCAATGGCTGTCGCTCGAGTTTTTCGGAGGCAAGCGGACCGGCGATTTGATTGCCCGCATCGGCAGCGATACCGAGCGAATCTGCAATTTCTTATCGATCAATCTGGTTTCGTTCGGGTCGGATTTGGTGATGATGCTGATGACGGCCGTGCTAATGCTCAC
It contains:
- a CDS encoding S53 family peptidase; translation: MESLEPRSMLSANAILVQPNVQGVLTPLTTAASVSVYTPAQIRAAYGFTGVSETGAGQTIAIVDAYGDPTISADLHAFDQQFGLADPKLSVVNETGGSSLPAANSGWDMEISLDVEWAHAIAPGANILLVEASSANLSDLLTAVNYARNAAGVSVVSMSWGTSDFTGEAAYNSYFTTPAGHTPVTFVASSGDSGAGASWPAIANNVLAVGGTTLKVTSSGGYTSESAWSGSGGGYSSNETEASYLTSLQSTGKQSDPDVSYDADPSTGFYVRDGGNWYDVGGTSAGAPQWSALIALANQGRAAKGEAALSNADQSLFSLPSSDFHDITTGSNGSYKATAGYDVVTGRGTPIANLIVNGLIAAANPTTATSSSTTTLAAKVATNAVDGGGATAAGPTGSDSGTSASTSGANVSTTASVSTATNSDVGMSSNTSISTANAAITRSSLGGDSPFVESAGEDQSVAGDAIGVGENEVFGDLPEANFASQFAIDADASPSSMHLHDAIENLLGVLVANEA
- a CDS encoding DUF1501 domain-containing protein — its product is MLTIQGQPQRHPFCDGLTRRNFLKIGGLAMGGLTLPQVLRAEAAAGIAKSHKSVIMIFLPGGPPHLDFLDLKSDAPAEIRGELSPIKTNVAGIEISEMLPRLARIMDKLVVLRSITGATGDHYAFQCQTGRSHRQQPAGGWPSIGSVVSKFQGPADPSVPPFVGLAPPMGHMPWADPGQPGFLGIANAAFQPGQGAGMNDLVLQGVSLDRLRDRRALLSGLDRFRRDIDSSGTMAGMDAFEQQAFGVLTSSKLVEALDLSKEDPRVVARYGQGDPQNRDDGGPKLMSHFLLARRLVEAGARVVTCAFSRWDWHSQNFQACRQDMPLLDQGVSALVEDLYERGLDQDVSVIVWGEFGRTPQINKNAGRDHWPQVNCGLLAGGGMRTGQVIGATNRYGEFVTQRPVTFGEVFATLYHNLGIDVNTATLHDLTGRPQYLVDHAQPIHELV
- a CDS encoding type II toxin-antitoxin system HicB family antitoxin, producing the protein MTRQAIVIENAGPNFGGYLPDLPGCVATGATVEGTESLLREAVALHLDDMREDGIPIPDPSRVVE
- a CDS encoding RtcB family protein, with amino-acid sequence MNQHRGNIHAWLAEPLSREISQRIDHLAAIEGVERIAIMPDVHLAEQVCVGLIVATRVKIFPAAVGSDIGCGMAAVRCAAEADLLADEQPAAKLLAGLYRTIPALKQHRTSAAANLPEELLRLPLSHPRLERLKSRDGRLQLGTLGRGNHFLEFQSDDEGFLWLMVHSGSRGMGHAISAHHGAIAGDPSSAKQPAGFEADSEAGRAYLSDAAWAELYAAQNRLVILAAVGELLEDLFSIGLDRDSLIHANHNHVRTELHDGNRYWVHRKGALSAKAGEPGLIPGSMGTASFHTVGRGCSAALSSSSHGAGRALSRAAAMKSIGERQLLREMRGVWFDHRHGDQLRDEAPSAYKDIFAVMRAQRDLMRIVRQLRPVLSFKGL
- the cphA gene encoding cyanophycin synthetase, which gives rise to MEFRKVLALRGPNYWANFPVLEGWLDLGEFKDSPSDQLPGFNERLMAWLPTMIEHRCSIGERGGFFERLRRGTWQGHIIEHVALELQTLAGSDVGFGRTRETLEDGVYKVAVEFEEESLGRAALESARLLCLAAIHNTPFDVAAEVQTLREVNQKSRLGPSTASIVHAALARGIPARRLNNESLVQLGYGSRQRRILAAETDRTGAIAEAIAQDKELTRTLLRSVGVPVPEGRTVESADDAWSAAEKIGLPVVVKPQYGNQGRGVATNLKTREQVVAAYEAAREESSHIMVEQFAPGEDYRLLVVGDRVVAAARREPAMVFGDGQHSINELIRRVNEDPRRGDDHATALSKIQLDPVALQVLAAQGFAPESIPPVGSRVLIRRNANLSTGGTAADVTDLVHPAVAERAVEAARVVGLDIAGVDVVAQDVGRPLEEQWGVIVEVNAAPGLRMHLEPSSGKPRPVGEAILGTLFAEGETGRIPIVAVTGVNGKTTTTRFIGHILRGAGRRVGMTCTEGIFVDSRRIQTGDCSGPQSAQAVLLNPHVDAAVLETARGGILRAGLGFDRCDVAVVTNIGEGDHLGLNDIDTLEKLARVKRTIVEALGPSGVAVLNAQDQLVADMASYCRGSVVFFSLNPNDPVVGAHRQKGGRAVIVRDGTILLCERELEVPLVALDRVPLAHGGRIGFQVENTLASVGAAWGLGLMRDAIRAGLETFTADMEHIPGRFNLLDIHGVTVVVDYGHNPSSLVALIAALDQFPHKRRTAVYTCAGDRRDCDMIRQGELLGAAFDRIILYEDHYVRGRREGEIMGLLQQGLTSGNRVRDIQEIRGAVTAIETALRTVRLGELLMIQADTIDETVAFLQHYLATHTDGREIDLREALAVARPVAAEASADAAIALAVQGVD